The Blautia hydrogenotrophica DSM 10507 genome window below encodes:
- a CDS encoding HPr family phosphocarrier protein: MKQFNYTITDEQGIHARPAGILVKEVKKYASKITIEANGKSADAGKLLAIMGMGIKKGTEITVSVDGADEVEAAPAIEAFFKENL, encoded by the coding sequence ATGAAACAGTTCAATTACACGATCACAGACGAACAGGGTATTCATGCTAGACCAGCAGGAATTCTGGTAAAGGAAGTAAAGAAATACGCATCTAAGATTACGATTGAGGCCAATGGAAAATCTGCGGATGCAGGCAAGCTTTTGGCTATTATGGGCATGGGAATTAAGAAAGGAACCGAGATCACAGTCAGCGTGGATGGAGCGGACGAAGTAGAAGCCGCACCAGCGATCGAGGCATTCTTCAAAGAGAATCTGTAA
- a CDS encoding MarR family winged helix-turn-helix transcriptional regulator: MRKEEWMVMIENMQKLHYFSRNMLLQNQRLTLRTAEMELMLLIYLKLGELTPLDVSQIMGMRKESVSRTLKSLLSKGYIEKVKCKEDERKYYLYLTDSGQEILNKDYQTMLRPIYYLREKMGEEFDSFIEMVMVANRFLQEFERSNEREVL, from the coding sequence ATGAGAAAAGAAGAGTGGATGGTGATGATTGAAAATATGCAGAAGCTGCATTATTTTTCCAGAAATATGCTGTTGCAAAATCAAAGATTGACTTTGCGAACCGCGGAGATGGAGTTGATGCTTTTGATATATTTGAAATTAGGGGAACTAACGCCACTAGATGTAAGCCAGATTATGGGAATGAGAAAGGAATCTGTGAGCAGAACTTTGAAATCTCTTTTGAGCAAAGGATATATAGAAAAAGTAAAATGTAAGGAAGATGAGAGAAAATATTACCTTTATCTGACGGATTCGGGACAGGAAATTTTAAACAAAGATTATCAGACGATGTTAAGGCCAATTTATTATTTAAGAGAAAAAATGGGAGAGGAATTTGATTCTTTCATTGAAATGGTAATGGTGGCCAATCGCTTTTTACAGGAATTTGAAAGGAGTAATGAACGTGAAGTTTTATGA
- a CDS encoding FUSC family protein, giving the protein MKFYDTLQLDPAVLKAEIKKAGSAGEKMRLVGAMAVRAVLLVAFAIIFITSLTALFGDGNSNFAVVIFCIFLSCRFVDFHYCISDSLRNLGFIFFILLVAPILIQMVSPWLGFLINVFSLLLILVFSCERPEMGNGGLYLFGYIFLSGTMVDREEFIDRIWMAVLGYAMCALVFYFKHRSSQPERRFKQIVREFHLSDPKRQWQIQAALGVSLLLLISMGMGVERYMWVGLAGSSVLTFYRGDRNLRAKQRVGGAIAGSLFFAVLYCMIPESYVPMLGMVAGLCLGFCGQYPGKTVFNCLGALSTAVGIYGLGGSILLRILNNMGGALLAWIFLRLGQKIMSQCFRVKTVRE; this is encoded by the coding sequence GTGAAGTTTTATGATACACTGCAGTTAGATCCAGCAGTGTTGAAAGCCGAGATTAAGAAAGCAGGTAGTGCTGGAGAAAAAATGCGGCTTGTAGGCGCCATGGCCGTAAGAGCGGTCTTACTCGTGGCTTTTGCAATTATTTTTATAACTAGTTTGACTGCTTTGTTTGGTGATGGAAACAGCAATTTTGCCGTGGTGATTTTTTGTATTTTTTTAAGTTGTAGGTTTGTAGATTTCCACTACTGCATTTCGGATTCGCTGAGAAATCTGGGCTTTATATTTTTTATCCTTCTGGTTGCTCCAATCTTAATACAGATGGTGAGTCCGTGGTTAGGTTTTTTAATCAATGTATTTTCATTGCTGTTGATCTTAGTGTTTTCCTGTGAGCGGCCGGAAATGGGGAACGGTGGTCTTTATTTGTTTGGCTATATCTTTTTGTCTGGAACCATGGTTGACAGAGAAGAATTTATAGACAGGATTTGGATGGCCGTGCTGGGGTATGCCATGTGTGCTTTGGTTTTCTATTTTAAACATAGGAGTAGCCAACCGGAGAGAAGATTCAAACAGATTGTCAGAGAGTTTCACCTATCTGACCCAAAAAGACAGTGGCAGATTCAGGCAGCTTTGGGCGTCAGTCTACTTCTGTTAATCAGTATGGGGATGGGAGTAGAACGCTATATGTGGGTAGGACTAGCTGGGTCTTCAGTTCTTACTTTTTATAGAGGTGACAGAAATCTCAGGGCCAAACAAAGGGTAGGCGGAGCGATTGCGGGTTCTTTGTTCTTTGCAGTACTCTATTGCATGATTCCTGAGTCTTATGTCCCCATGTTGGGAATGGTAGCGGGATTATGTCTGGGCTTTTGTGGACAGTATCCAGGAAAAACGGTGTTTAATTGTCTTGGGGCACTCTCGACAGCAGTGGGAATATATGGCTTGGGTGGTTCAATCTTGTTGAGAATTCTAAATAATATGGGTGGCGCGTTGTTGGCGTGGATATTTTTAAGACTGGGACAGAAGATCATGTCGCAGTGCTTTAGAGTGAAAACGGTCAGGGAGTGA
- the rbr gene encoding rubrerythrin yields the protein MAVDFNVSETKDNLMRAFAGESQARNRYTFGASQAKKQNQAAIAQIFLYTADQEKEHAEIFYKHLKELSGQNIQVDGSYPVDLTDDLAELLRMAQHNEYEEHDDVYQRFGDKAKEEGFMRVADSFYKIAQIEKSHGDRFGKFAQWLEENKLHVSSAKRGWICLNCGHIYEGEKAPEVCLVCEHDRGYFIRLELSPFC from the coding sequence ATGGCAGTGGATTTTAACGTTAGTGAGACAAAAGATAACCTTATGCGTGCGTTTGCAGGGGAGAGTCAGGCCAGAAACCGCTATACCTTTGGGGCCTCTCAGGCTAAAAAGCAAAATCAGGCGGCAATAGCTCAGATCTTTTTATATACGGCAGATCAGGAGAAAGAACATGCGGAGATTTTTTATAAACATTTGAAAGAGCTGTCTGGCCAGAATATCCAGGTAGATGGAAGCTATCCAGTGGACCTGACGGATGATTTGGCGGAGCTTCTGCGTATGGCTCAGCACAATGAGTACGAGGAGCATGACGATGTCTATCAGAGATTTGGAGATAAGGCAAAGGAAGAAGGATTTATGAGAGTCGCGGACTCTTTTTATAAGATTGCTCAGATCGAGAAGTCTCATGGAGATCGGTTCGGGAAATTTGCTCAGTGGCTGGAAGAGAACAAGCTTCACGTCTCTTCTGCGAAGAGAGGCTGGATTTGTTTGAACTGCGGACATATTTATGAAGGAGAGAAAGCTCCCGAGGTGTGTCTGGTGTGCGAGCATGATCGAGGATATTTTATCCGCTTGGAGCTGTCGCCTTTCTGCTGA
- the trpS gene encoding tryptophan--tRNA ligase translates to MGKVILTGDRPTGRLHVGHYVGSLRGRVELQNSGEFDKVFIMIADAQALTDNFDDPSKVRANITEVALDYLACGLDPAKTTIFIQSQIPQLTELTFYYMNLVTLSRLERNPTVKAEIKQKNFEKSLPMGFLTYPVSQASDITAFLADTVPVGEDQLPMIEQTREIVRSFNNLYGETLVEPKAVLPSNAASLRLPGTDGKAKMSKSLGNCIYLADQPDEIRTKIMGMYTDPNHLKVSDPGNTTDNPVFLYLDAFCKDEHFERYLPEYANLAELKAHYERGGLGDVKVKKFLNNVLQETLEPIRTRREEFAKDIPYIMELLQKGSEKAEEVAAETLRRVRHAMQIDYFGK, encoded by the coding sequence TTGGGAAAAGTTATTCTAACAGGGGATAGACCGACCGGCCGGCTTCATGTTGGCCACTATGTAGGCTCTCTGCGCGGAAGAGTAGAGCTGCAAAACAGCGGAGAGTTCGACAAAGTTTTTATTATGATTGCTGACGCTCAGGCATTGACCGATAACTTTGACGACCCGTCTAAGGTCCGCGCAAACATCACGGAAGTGGCCTTGGATTACTTGGCCTGTGGGCTGGATCCCGCAAAAACTACAATATTTATCCAGTCTCAAATCCCTCAGCTGACAGAGCTGACATTCTACTACATGAACCTTGTAACCTTATCCCGACTGGAAAGAAATCCCACTGTGAAAGCGGAGATCAAACAGAAAAACTTCGAGAAAAGTCTCCCCATGGGTTTTCTAACTTATCCAGTCAGCCAGGCATCTGACATCACCGCCTTTCTCGCTGACACTGTTCCGGTAGGAGAAGACCAGCTCCCAATGATTGAACAGACTAGAGAGATCGTTCGCAGCTTCAACAATCTGTACGGTGAGACTCTCGTGGAACCGAAAGCCGTACTTCCTTCCAACGCTGCCAGCCTGCGGCTGCCGGGAACCGACGGTAAAGCAAAAATGAGTAAATCCCTGGGTAACTGTATCTATCTGGCAGACCAGCCTGACGAAATCCGCACAAAGATCATGGGAATGTACACAGACCCTAATCATCTAAAAGTGTCAGACCCTGGAAACACCACGGATAACCCAGTCTTTTTATATCTGGATGCTTTCTGCAAAGATGAGCATTTTGAGAGGTATCTGCCAGAATACGCGAACCTGGCAGAACTCAAGGCACATTACGAGCGCGGCGGACTCGGTGATGTGAAGGTAAAGAAATTTTTGAACAATGTGCTTCAGGAAACTCTGGAGCCAATCCGTACCAGACGCGAAGAATTTGCAAAAGATATTCCATACATCATGGAACTCCTTCAGAAAGGAAGCGAAAAAGCTGAAGAAGTCGCGGCCGAGACTCTGCGCAGAGTAAGACACGCAATGCAGATCGATTATTTTGGAAAGTAA
- a CDS encoding TetR/AcrR family transcriptional regulator gives MARNKYPEETRKRIVDTAARLFMEKGYDHTSIQDIIDNLGGLTKGAIYHHFKSKEEIMGAVSDMIYSAATGEMEKVRRRKDLNGKEKLRELFRISVFNPAQKEMFESAPDMMKSPQLLQLYMKELMEEVSTMTYEILKEGVEDGSIQTEYPKELAEVLILTGNIWLNPMIYHCGPAEMAKRMKFYQYMLRKFGLDVIEDQAVEIFAEYARIYKSRSE, from the coding sequence ATGGCGAGAAATAAATATCCAGAGGAGACGCGAAAGCGGATAGTCGACACCGCTGCCCGTCTGTTCATGGAAAAAGGGTACGATCACACATCCATACAGGATATTATTGATAATTTGGGGGGGCTGACCAAAGGCGCCATTTATCACCATTTTAAATCTAAAGAAGAGATTATGGGAGCAGTATCTGACATGATTTATTCTGCTGCTACAGGAGAGATGGAGAAGGTCCGCCGTCGTAAAGATTTAAATGGGAAAGAGAAGTTAAGAGAGCTGTTTCGCATTTCTGTGTTTAATCCGGCACAGAAAGAGATGTTCGAGTCAGCTCCAGATATGATGAAAAGTCCTCAGCTTCTGCAGCTCTACATGAAGGAATTGATGGAGGAAGTGTCCACAATGACGTATGAGATCCTAAAAGAAGGGGTAGAAGATGGGTCCATTCAGACAGAATATCCGAAAGAATTGGCAGAAGTATTAATCTTGACGGGAAATATATGGCTGAATCCGATGATCTATCACTGTGGGCCGGCAGAGATGGCGAAGAGAATGAAGTTTTATCAATATATGTTGAGAAAGTTTGGGTTGGATGTGATCGAAGACCAGGCAGTGGAGATATTTGCGGAGTATGCGAGAATTTATAAGAGCCGATCTGAATAA
- a CDS encoding ABC transporter ATP-binding protein — protein sequence MKVDVKKVTKGYGNLPILQDCSFKLQEGKIYALVGVNGAGKSTLMKLIAGFLEPEDGEILISGRNVWENREGIQRDLGSMIEVPVFYESLSARENLALHLAYMGAEGKIDSILREVGLGAVGEKPVMAFSVGMRQRLAIARAMIHRPELLILDEPLNGMDPLGSEKMKGFLRSQADKGTTILISSHILQDVYSLADEVGVLTRGKVEKEFYMEEYNEKNLLVFEKEVLHWMRGGVS from the coding sequence ATGAAAGTAGATGTAAAAAAAGTTACAAAAGGATATGGAAATCTACCAATTCTTCAAGACTGTTCTTTTAAGCTTCAAGAGGGAAAAATTTATGCGTTGGTGGGAGTCAATGGCGCAGGAAAGAGCACTTTGATGAAGCTTATCGCAGGATTTTTGGAACCCGAGGACGGAGAAATATTGATAAGCGGTAGGAATGTCTGGGAGAATCGAGAAGGGATACAAAGAGACTTGGGTAGTATGATTGAAGTCCCTGTCTTTTACGAATCTTTATCTGCCAGAGAAAATCTGGCTCTTCATCTGGCTTATATGGGAGCAGAAGGGAAGATTGACTCTATACTTAGAGAAGTGGGATTAGGAGCGGTAGGAGAGAAGCCTGTGATGGCGTTTTCCGTCGGAATGAGACAACGTCTGGCCATCGCTAGAGCGATGATACATAGGCCGGAGCTATTGATTTTAGATGAACCCTTAAATGGGATGGATCCTTTAGGCTCTGAGAAAATGAAAGGATTTTTGAGGAGTCAGGCGGATAAAGGAACGACAATTTTGATTTCTAGTCATATTTTGCAGGATGTGTATTCTCTGGCTGATGAGGTGGGAGTTTTGACCAGGGGAAAAGTGGAAAAAGAATTCTATATGGAGGAGTACAATGAGAAAAATCTGTTGGTTTTCGAGAAAGAAGTATTACATTGGATGAGAGGTGGAGTGTCATGA
- a CDS encoding MFS transporter, translating into MSLFGNSVVRFALPLHLLTVTGSAAVLGLVTGFAFVPMVIMSPIGGLIADRVNKRNIMVSLDFLTSGLTVLFLILYQRVNLTGIISVMLFLLYGISGTYQPSVQSSIPVLVEKERVMPANAIINMISSLSGLLGPALGGVAYSVWGIYPILTGAAVCFFASAVMEIFIKMPVSCRPRQESIWKECRADLSKSIIYITKKRAAIGKLTICCAGVNLVLSALMIIGLPVVVVQALDFAPKEASRLYGCLQALIAVGGLSGGMSAGVFSKKLAIEKSWKLLAVAAILLMPMGAVLALDVPSLAAYGVLAVTGMLIMATTSVYTIQVMSYIQVSVPADMVGKVIAWIIALTTCALPVGQVVYGILFEQLAEALAVIFLAAALLTLGIVWQSRRVVSHL; encoded by the coding sequence ATTTCCCTATTTGGCAATTCGGTTGTCAGGTTTGCGCTTCCGCTTCACCTTTTGACTGTGACAGGTTCAGCGGCAGTTTTGGGGCTTGTGACAGGGTTTGCGTTTGTTCCAATGGTGATTATGTCGCCCATCGGCGGATTGATCGCAGACCGTGTGAATAAGAGAAATATTATGGTATCTTTGGATTTTTTGACTTCAGGGTTGACTGTTCTATTTTTGATTTTGTATCAGAGAGTAAATTTGACGGGAATTATATCCGTAATGTTGTTTTTATTGTATGGTATTTCTGGGACTTATCAGCCATCGGTACAGTCTAGTATTCCAGTTTTGGTGGAGAAGGAAAGGGTGATGCCTGCGAATGCCATTATCAACATGATATCATCTTTGTCTGGACTGCTGGGCCCAGCTCTGGGCGGAGTGGCCTACAGTGTCTGGGGAATTTATCCGATTTTGACAGGGGCAGCCGTATGCTTCTTCGCCTCGGCAGTCATGGAGATTTTTATTAAGATGCCAGTCTCCTGTAGACCCAGGCAAGAGTCTATATGGAAGGAATGCAGGGCTGATTTGTCAAAGAGCATTATCTATATAACAAAAAAGAGAGCAGCGATAGGAAAACTTACGATTTGCTGTGCAGGAGTGAATCTGGTTTTATCGGCTTTGATGATTATTGGCCTTCCGGTCGTAGTGGTTCAGGCATTGGATTTTGCCCCAAAGGAGGCATCTAGATTGTATGGTTGTCTTCAAGCTTTGATTGCTGTAGGCGGGCTGTCTGGCGGTATGAGTGCGGGGGTGTTCAGTAAAAAATTGGCAATAGAGAAGAGCTGGAAACTGTTGGCGGTAGCTGCAATACTTTTGATGCCAATGGGAGCAGTGCTGGCTTTGGATGTACCTTCTTTGGCAGCCTATGGAGTCTTGGCTGTGACAGGGATGCTCATTATGGCTACGACTTCGGTCTATACAATTCAAGTTATGTCTTATATTCAGGTGAGCGTGCCGGCAGATATGGTTGGAAAGGTGATTGCGTGGATTATAGCACTTACTACCTGTGCGTTGCCCGTGGGGCAGGTCGTGTATGGGATACTTTTTGAACAGTTAGCTGAGGCACTAGCAGTGATCTTTTTGGCGGCAGCTTTGCTGACGCTGGGGATTGTCTGGCAAAGCAGAAGAGTCGTGTCACATCTGTGA